From a region of the Hymenobacter jejuensis genome:
- a CDS encoding glycosyltransferase family 2 protein — protein sequence MDIAPGLSILIPVYNRDVTGLVRTLLAQASAWGGPVEIICLDDASEVAFAALNRGLASLAAVRYEELPENVGRAIIRNRLAAVAHHPWLLLLDNDSVLPDADFLSRYAHNRDRAPVLVGGTIYPAAPPTDPALRLRWLYGRLREARPAALRQRNSHNQLTLNNMLIQTDVFRRFGLDEQLTDYGHEDTKFGWLLRAAGVAVHHLDNPVLHDGLESAQIFLQKTHDAVRNLARLYLTEGLGRETKLLRTALRLRRLGLSEAVRAAFRLRYQQVQLNLLSGKPNLRQLDALKLYWLLEELSVSI from the coding sequence ATGGATATTGCGCCCGGACTTTCCATCCTGATTCCGGTGTACAACCGCGACGTGACGGGGCTGGTACGCACCTTACTAGCGCAAGCGTCGGCCTGGGGCGGTCCTGTCGAGATTATTTGTCTAGATGATGCTTCGGAAGTCGCGTTTGCGGCGCTCAATCGTGGGCTGGCTTCCCTAGCAGCGGTGCGCTACGAGGAGCTACCGGAAAACGTAGGCCGAGCCATCATTCGCAACCGTTTGGCGGCGGTGGCACACCATCCGTGGCTGTTATTGCTTGATAACGACAGCGTATTGCCCGACGCCGATTTTCTGTCCCGCTACGCGCACAACCGCGATCGGGCGCCTGTGCTGGTGGGCGGCACGATTTATCCGGCGGCGCCGCCAACCGATCCGGCGTTGCGGTTGCGGTGGCTCTACGGCCGGCTGCGGGAAGCGCGCCCAGCGGCTCTGCGTCAACGCAATTCGCATAACCAGCTGACCCTGAATAATATGCTGATACAGACAGATGTCTTTCGGCGCTTTGGACTCGATGAGCAGCTTACCGACTATGGGCACGAAGACACTAAATTTGGTTGGCTGTTACGCGCAGCTGGGGTGGCCGTTCATCACCTCGACAACCCCGTGCTCCACGATGGCCTGGAGAGCGCGCAGATCTTTCTGCAAAAGACCCACGATGCCGTGCGCAATCTCGCGCGCCTGTATTTGACGGAAGGGCTCGGTCGCGAAACCAAGCTCCTGCGCACGGCCCTGCGCCTGCGCCGTTTGGGACTAAGCGAAGCAGTGCGAGCGGCGTTTCGGTTGCGTTACCAGCAAGTACAGCTCAATCTGCTCTCCGGCAAGCCCAATTTGCGCCAACTCGACGCCCTAAAGCTGTATTGGCTGTTGGAGGAGTTGTCGGTAAGTATTTGA
- a CDS encoding DegT/DnrJ/EryC1/StrS family aminotransferase, whose protein sequence is MTVTATPIQLLDLAAQHAVIQPELDAALGKVMREAAFIQGADVEQFAEELSRYLGGPHVIPCGNGTDALQLALMSLRLTPGAEVIVPAFTYVATIETVAILGLRPVVVDVRPDTFGLDPVAVAAALTPRTGAVIVAHLFGQCADVEGLLQIADIQSIVLIEDNAQSLGATYTFADGRQMQAGAVGAVGTTSFFPSKNLGAFGDGGALFTRDPDRATYLRQLSNHGQTRKYHHEHIGLNSRLDTLQAALLRVKLRYLATWTAARQRIAAHYDAALADVAGLHTPARDPRSTHVFHQYTLTLENEQRRNQLRQHLLSQGVPSAIYYPLPVHLQPAYHYLNYKAGQFPVAEKLSRSVLSLPMHPMLTNDQVEYIVDIIRRF, encoded by the coding sequence TTGACTGTCACCGCCACACCCATCCAACTGCTCGATCTTGCGGCTCAGCACGCCGTTATTCAGCCAGAACTTGATGCGGCCCTAGGTAAGGTGATGCGCGAAGCAGCGTTCATTCAAGGTGCTGACGTTGAACAATTTGCCGAGGAACTGAGCCGGTATCTCGGTGGCCCGCATGTGATTCCGTGTGGCAACGGTACCGATGCCCTGCAATTGGCACTGATGAGTCTCCGTCTTACGCCGGGCGCCGAAGTCATTGTGCCAGCTTTTACGTATGTGGCTACTATTGAGACAGTTGCAATACTAGGCTTGCGGCCGGTGGTAGTCGATGTGCGGCCCGATACGTTTGGCCTCGACCCGGTGGCGGTGGCTGCGGCACTCACGCCGCGTACGGGTGCGGTCATCGTTGCGCACCTGTTTGGGCAATGTGCTGATGTAGAGGGGTTGTTGCAAATTGCTGATATTCAGAGTATTGTATTAATAGAAGATAACGCGCAATCCCTTGGCGCGACCTACACCTTTGCCGATGGTAGGCAAATGCAGGCCGGCGCGGTGGGCGCGGTGGGAACGACGTCGTTTTTTCCCTCCAAAAACCTTGGTGCCTTCGGCGACGGTGGCGCGCTTTTCACCCGCGACCCCGACCGTGCCACGTACCTGCGCCAACTCTCCAACCACGGCCAGACCCGCAAATACCACCACGAGCACATCGGCCTCAACTCCCGTCTCGATACACTGCAAGCCGCCCTGCTGCGCGTAAAGCTCCGATACTTAGCCACTTGGACGGCTGCCCGGCAGCGCATCGCGGCCCACTATGATGCTGCGCTTGCTGATGTTGCCGGCCTGCATACACCTGCCCGCGACCCCCGCAGCACGCATGTTTTTCACCAATACACTCTCACCCTTGAAAATGAGCAGCGCCGCAACCAACTCCGGCAGCATTTGCTCTCGCAAGGTGTACCCAGCGCTATCTATTACCCGTTGCCCGTGCACTTGCAGCCCGCTTATCATTATTTGAACTACAAAGCCGGCCAATTCCCAGTAGCCGAAAAGTTGTCCCGTTCGGTGTTGTCTCTGCCCATGCATCCTATGTTGACGAACGATCAGGTAGAGTATATTGTGGATATAATACGCCGCTTTTAA
- a CDS encoding M28 family metallopeptidase — translation MPVSYQRVLIPLFGLGLLAGCQRQPTAETVSTTNPTAAAVAAATPTIEVSSADLEGYLKAVSSDEFQGRKPFTAGEEKVTTYLADEFKKLGLQPGPNGSYFQDVPMVEITATPAPTIQIKGKGKSLTLNYKTDYVAFTEQEKPVVAVQNSPLVFAGYGVVAPEYGWDDYAGRDVRGKTVVVLVNDPGNAGADSTVFKGQAMTYYGRWTYKYEEAARHGAAGLLIVHDTKPAAYPWSVVQSGALGAKLRPQTPDKGASKCALEGWVTLDAAKRLFAAAGQNYDEAYAAANTKGFKARPLGLTLSTSIQNKLNRRVSKNVLAVLPGATRPEEYIIYSAHWDHFGIGKAINGDSIYNGAVDDGTGLAALLSIAKAFTQTPTKPGRTIVFLAVTGEEQGLLGSAYYAAHPLYPLAKTVADLNMDMLWPYGPMKDLTVIGYGQSELEEYARDAAKAQDRYILPDQNPETGMFYRSDHFSFAHVGVPSLYASGGFESREKGKDYVAQLRQNYTAQQYHKPQDQYDPQWDLRGITQDAQLYFMVGQRLASETTFPKWRATSEFKGARDKSLQE, via the coding sequence ATGCCTGTTTCTTACCAACGTGTGCTGATTCCTTTGTTTGGTTTGGGGTTGTTGGCCGGCTGCCAGCGCCAGCCCACCGCTGAAACCGTCAGCACCACAAACCCGACCGCCGCTGCGGTTGCTGCCGCAACGCCGACTATTGAAGTGTCGTCAGCGGATCTCGAGGGCTACCTCAAAGCCGTATCCTCCGACGAGTTTCAAGGCCGTAAGCCGTTCACGGCGGGCGAAGAAAAGGTAACCACTTATCTGGCTGATGAATTCAAGAAGCTCGGCCTCCAGCCTGGCCCCAACGGCAGCTACTTTCAGGATGTGCCTATGGTGGAAATCACGGCCACGCCTGCTCCAACCATTCAGATTAAGGGCAAAGGCAAAAGCCTGACGCTGAACTACAAAACCGATTACGTGGCCTTCACCGAGCAAGAGAAGCCGGTGGTGGCGGTGCAAAATTCGCCCCTGGTGTTTGCCGGCTACGGGGTGGTGGCGCCCGAGTACGGCTGGGACGACTACGCCGGGCGGGACGTGCGGGGCAAAACCGTGGTCGTGCTGGTCAACGACCCGGGCAACGCGGGCGCGGACTCGACCGTGTTCAAGGGCCAAGCCATGACCTACTACGGCCGCTGGACCTACAAGTACGAGGAGGCCGCCCGCCACGGCGCCGCCGGCCTGCTCATCGTCCACGACACCAAGCCCGCCGCCTATCCCTGGTCGGTGGTGCAAAGTGGTGCGCTAGGCGCCAAACTACGGCCCCAAACGCCAGACAAAGGCGCCAGCAAGTGTGCCCTAGAAGGCTGGGTCACGCTGGACGCGGCCAAGCGCCTGTTTGCCGCCGCCGGCCAGAACTACGACGAAGCCTACGCCGCTGCCAATACAAAAGGCTTCAAAGCCCGTCCGCTGGGGTTGACGCTGAGCACCAGCATTCAAAATAAGTTGAATCGTCGGGTTTCCAAAAACGTACTGGCCGTGCTGCCAGGCGCAACTCGCCCCGAAGAATACATCATCTATTCGGCCCACTGGGATCACTTTGGTATTGGCAAAGCCATCAACGGAGACTCCATTTACAACGGTGCCGTTGATGACGGAACGGGGCTGGCAGCGCTTCTGAGTATTGCCAAAGCCTTCACCCAAACTCCCACCAAACCCGGCCGCACCATTGTGTTTCTGGCCGTGACCGGCGAAGAGCAGGGTTTGCTGGGCTCGGCCTATTACGCAGCGCATCCGCTTTACCCGCTGGCCAAAACCGTGGCCGACCTGAACATGGACATGCTCTGGCCATACGGGCCGATGAAGGATTTGACGGTGATCGGGTATGGGCAATCGGAGTTGGAAGAGTATGCCCGCGACGCCGCCAAAGCCCAGGATCGTTACATTTTGCCCGATCAGAACCCCGAAACCGGCATGTTTTACCGTTCCGATCACTTCAGCTTCGCCCACGTGGGTGTGCCTTCGCTGTATGCCAGCGGTGGTTTCGAAAGCCGTGAAAAAGGCAAAGACTACGTCGCGCAGTTGCGGCAGAATTACACAGCCCAGCAGTATCATAAGCCTCAGGATCAGTATGATCCACAATGGGACTTGCGCGGAATTACGCAGGATGCTCAACTCTATTTCATGGTGGGCCAGCGCTTGGCCAGCGAAACTACATTCCCAAAATGGCGCGCCACTTCCGAATTTAAGGGCGCTCGCGACAAGAGCCTACAGGAATAA
- a CDS encoding cell division ATP-binding protein FtsE, with protein sequence MSVIELHDAYIMQDVNTVLQKVSFELEKGEFAYLVGRTGSGKSSLLKTLYADLPLGAGVGTVVGYPLQKLSLGKVPFLRRKLGIIFQDFQLLFDRTVAENLTFVLRATGWSGKAKIQQRISEVLMRVGLANSAAKMPHQLSGGEQQRVVIARALLNEPLLLLADEPTGNLDPDVADSIMRLFVEINNSGTAVLMATHNYQIIKQYPKRVLKCENGQLLDSARASVVLPE encoded by the coding sequence ATGTCAGTTATTGAGCTGCACGACGCCTATATCATGCAGGACGTGAACACGGTGCTGCAAAAAGTCTCGTTTGAGCTTGAAAAAGGTGAATTTGCTTACCTCGTTGGGCGCACAGGCTCAGGCAAAAGCTCGCTCCTGAAAACGCTCTACGCCGACTTGCCATTGGGTGCTGGTGTGGGTACGGTAGTCGGGTATCCGTTGCAGAAGCTGAGCTTGGGCAAGGTGCCTTTTCTGCGTCGGAAGCTGGGCATTATTTTCCAAGACTTCCAATTGCTTTTCGACCGCACCGTGGCCGAAAACCTCACGTTTGTGCTCCGCGCCACGGGTTGGAGCGGCAAAGCAAAAATTCAACAGCGCATTTCCGAGGTGCTGATGCGCGTAGGATTGGCCAACTCGGCGGCCAAAATGCCTCACCAGCTTTCCGGCGGTGAGCAGCAACGCGTTGTCATTGCGCGAGCGCTGCTCAACGAACCGCTGCTGCTGCTGGCCGACGAGCCAACCGGCAACCTCGACCCCGACGTAGCCGACAGCATCATGCGCCTGTTCGTAGAGATCAACAACTCCGGTACGGCCGTCTTGATGGCTACACACAACTATCAGATTATCAAGCAGTACCCAAAGCGGGTGCTGAAGTGTGAAAACGGTCAGCTGCTCGATTCTGCGCGGGCTTCTGTGGTGCTACCCGAGTAG
- a CDS encoding fructose-6-phosphate aldolase, with translation MYIIKVKGKAKIPDYIQLRDEAFVLIAYFRADRPLKDLHRYGLEGKETELAGVIEGLEFGKLQKLEI, from the coding sequence GTGTACATCATCAAGGTAAAAGGCAAGGCCAAGATTCCGGACTATATCCAGCTGCGCGACGAAGCATTTGTGCTCATCGCGTATTTCCGCGCCGACCGTCCGCTGAAGGATCTGCACCGTTACGGTCTGGAAGGCAAGGAAACCGAGCTGGCCGGCGTTATTGAAGGCCTGGAATTTGGCAAACTACAGAAGCTGGAAATTTGA
- a CDS encoding carboxypeptidase-like regulatory domain-containing protein, which translates to MRYLLRSLAVLASLFLTSVAVAQSGNTEPQLAVVPVTSPASINEQRPDKETVSTAPDFANTASAEPASAIVEKSKLDAVAHMKPVLITGRVTNEQNLPMAGVTVSLKGSAALTITDAEGKYTLQAPAGTNAILYSYGGYQDKELFASNFLPVVVSLMPTSTAKEKNRGKRDR; encoded by the coding sequence ATGCGCTACCTACTCCGCTCCCTCGCCGTTCTCGCTTCGTTGTTTCTTACTTCGGTGGCCGTGGCACAATCTGGAAATACCGAGCCGCAATTGGCTGTTGTGCCCGTAACGTCGCCTGCATCCATTAATGAGCAAAGGCCTGATAAAGAAACGGTTAGCACTGCCCCTGATTTTGCAAACACGGCATCTGCCGAGCCTGCCTCCGCTATTGTTGAGAAATCAAAGCTCGACGCAGTGGCACACATGAAGCCTGTGCTTATAACAGGACGGGTCACGAACGAACAGAATCTACCAATGGCCGGCGTGACGGTGAGCCTGAAGGGATCGGCTGCCCTCACCATTACCGACGCTGAAGGGAAGTACACGCTGCAAGCCCCAGCCGGTACCAACGCCATATTATATAGCTACGGAGGGTATCAGGACAAAGAGTTGTTTGCCAGTAACTTCCTGCCAGTGGTAGTAAGTTTGATGCCGACATCAACAGCCAAGGAAAAAAATCGCGGCAAGCGTGATCGATAA
- a CDS encoding DUF6565 domain-containing protein produces MLKKILTINALTALLAVGGLTVTQLGCTPNQKKETSQESDKAYNDFKTFVSNAEAKADSVGDETEEAYNNETTQMKSKFDSKVAAVDKYADQYDNNRRQEIEQLRTRYTTAYDKRDVAWRNRPSAVKTTTTTTTKTSSSDNAPAETGKYYKLSNPAASMTAANARSTYENFVKMIKANEDRYEIADWRNINAEWRAMDAKYDEIKKDVSGSDKLEISKEKLKYAAFKSFDKAESRVSQGADLATGHKEEAAAKGGGVEVGQSAKNVGADATNAGKGVVKGAENVGKKVGSAVKGAYKDVKAEVKNTDKNPDKN; encoded by the coding sequence ATGCTTAAAAAGATCCTAACTATCAATGCGTTAACAGCGCTGCTGGCAGTAGGCGGCTTGACTGTTACCCAACTGGGATGTACGCCAAACCAGAAAAAAGAGACCTCGCAAGAAAGCGATAAAGCCTATAACGATTTCAAAACCTTCGTGTCGAACGCGGAAGCAAAAGCCGATAGCGTGGGCGACGAAACGGAAGAGGCTTACAACAACGAAACCACCCAGATGAAGTCGAAATTTGACTCGAAAGTGGCTGCCGTTGACAAATACGCTGACCAATACGACAACAACCGCCGCCAGGAAATCGAGCAGTTGCGCACCCGCTACACCACCGCCTACGACAAGCGCGACGTGGCATGGCGTAACCGGCCCAGCGCAGTCAAAACTACCACCACAACTACTACCAAGACCAGCAGCAGTGACAACGCGCCAGCCGAAACGGGCAAATACTACAAGCTCAGCAACCCGGCGGCCAGCATGACTGCGGCTAATGCGCGTAGCACCTACGAGAACTTTGTGAAGATGATTAAGGCCAACGAGGACCGCTACGAGATCGCCGACTGGCGCAACATCAACGCTGAGTGGCGGGCCATGGACGCAAAATACGACGAGATCAAAAAAGACGTTAGCGGCTCTGATAAACTGGAAATCTCGAAAGAAAAGCTCAAATACGCCGCCTTCAAATCGTTTGACAAAGCCGAATCGCGTGTGTCGCAGGGCGCTGACCTAGCAACCGGCCATAAAGAAGAGGCAGCCGCCAAAGGTGGTGGCGTGGAAGTTGGGCAGAGCGCCAAAAACGTGGGCGCCGACGCCACTAACGCCGGCAAAGGTGTAGTTAAAGGCGCCGAGAACGTAGGCAAAAAAGTAGGCAGTGCCGTAAAAGGCGCTTACAAAGACGTAAAGGCGGAAGTCAAAAACACTGACAAGAATCCTGATAAGAACTAG
- the fsa gene encoding fructose-6-phosphate aldolase yields the protein MKFFIDTANLKDIQEAVELGVLDGVTTNPSLMAKEGIKGMDNIMAHYKQICEMVDGDVSAEVIAVDFDEMVREGEMFADLHPNIVVKVPMTRDGVKAIKHFSEKGIKTNCTLIFTAGQALLAAKAGATYVSPFVGRLDDIGHDGLQLIQQIVDIFSNYGYPTQVLAASVRHVPHLIQCAELGADVVTCPLNVITGLLNHPLTDKGLAQFLADHKKVNG from the coding sequence ATGAAATTTTTCATCGATACCGCCAATCTCAAAGACATTCAGGAAGCCGTAGAACTTGGCGTACTGGATGGCGTCACTACCAACCCTTCGCTGATGGCCAAAGAAGGCATCAAGGGCATGGACAACATCATGGCTCATTATAAGCAGATCTGCGAAATGGTGGACGGAGATGTGTCGGCGGAAGTGATCGCTGTAGATTTTGACGAAATGGTGCGGGAAGGGGAGATGTTTGCCGATTTGCACCCCAACATCGTGGTAAAAGTGCCCATGACGCGCGACGGCGTAAAAGCCATCAAGCACTTCTCCGAAAAAGGCATCAAAACCAACTGCACGCTGATTTTCACGGCTGGGCAGGCATTGTTGGCGGCGAAGGCGGGCGCCACCTATGTATCGCCGTTTGTAGGGCGCCTTGATGATATCGGGCACGACGGGTTGCAGCTGATCCAGCAGATCGTAGATATTTTCAGCAACTACGGGTATCCTACGCAAGTGCTGGCGGCTTCCGTGCGCCACGTGCCACACCTGATTCAGTGCGCTGAGTTGGGTGCCGATGTGGTAACCTGTCCGCTCAACGTGATTACGGGCCTGCTCAACCACCCGCTCACCGACAAAGGCTTGGCCCAGTTTCTGGCTGACCACAAGAAAGTTAACGGGTAA
- a CDS encoding Gfo/Idh/MocA family protein, whose product MPPIRFVICGVGHIGRRHAALVSRHERAQLVGIVDVRAELRPELGAEFGVPFFNSLDAFFASEIAADVLTVATPNNLHAPQAIAGLHHGLHVVVEKPIALQYIDAEDIVYTAQQTGQLVFGVMQNRYSPPAAWLKQVYNESRLGQIYLVQINCFWNRDARYYRPGGWRGTQAQDGGTLFTQFSHFIDLLYWVFGDVTNLQARFRDFNHQGITEFEDSGLVTFDLVRGGSGTLQYSTAVWDRNLESSITVIAEHGSLKIGGQYLDQVEYCHLRDYTLPALPPTNPANEYGAYKGSAANHAQVIDNVIDVIQHGAAVTTNAQEGAKVVEIIERIYRLR is encoded by the coding sequence ATGCCGCCGATCCGCTTCGTCATCTGTGGGGTAGGACACATTGGCCGTCGGCATGCTGCTTTGGTTTCTCGCCACGAACGGGCACAGCTGGTGGGCATTGTCGACGTGCGCGCAGAGCTACGACCAGAATTGGGAGCAGAATTTGGGGTGCCGTTTTTCAATTCTTTAGACGCCTTTTTTGCTTCCGAGATAGCCGCGGATGTCCTGACCGTGGCAACTCCCAATAACCTGCACGCACCCCAAGCCATTGCGGGGTTGCACCACGGCTTGCACGTCGTTGTTGAAAAGCCGATTGCTCTTCAATATATTGATGCTGAGGATATTGTGTATACAGCGCAGCAAACAGGCCAGTTGGTGTTTGGGGTAATGCAGAACCGGTACTCGCCCCCGGCCGCTTGGCTCAAGCAAGTCTACAACGAAAGCCGACTCGGTCAGATTTACCTCGTCCAGATCAACTGCTTTTGGAACCGTGATGCGCGTTATTATCGTCCTGGCGGCTGGCGCGGCACCCAGGCCCAGGACGGCGGCACACTCTTCACGCAGTTCAGCCACTTCATCGATTTGTTGTACTGGGTTTTTGGCGATGTTACCAACCTACAGGCTCGTTTTCGAGACTTCAACCATCAGGGCATCACGGAGTTTGAAGACAGTGGCCTCGTTACTTTTGACTTGGTGCGCGGAGGTTCGGGCACGCTTCAATACAGCACCGCGGTCTGGGACCGTAACCTCGAAAGCTCCATCACGGTGATTGCCGAGCACGGCAGCCTCAAAATCGGAGGGCAGTACCTGGATCAAGTCGAATATTGCCACCTACGCGACTACACGTTACCTGCGTTGCCCCCCACCAATCCGGCGAACGAATATGGGGCGTACAAAGGGAGCGCTGCCAACCACGCGCAAGTAATTGATAATGTGATAGATGTGATTCAGCATGGGGCCGCTGTTACAACCAATGCGCAGGAAGGCGCGAAAGTGGTAGAGATCATTGAGCGGATATATCGGTTGAGATAG